A single genomic interval of Dysidea avara chromosome 6, odDysAvar1.4, whole genome shotgun sequence harbors:
- the LOC136258381 gene encoding uncharacterized protein — MRAALCLSYWEQQTNALLNMWSFQKWANQSGNLNVVEPFAVNSVLGFPSEVLYNLDFSNALHFRDYFDLEHWTEETAKYGIPPLVSWDMFIGHASRKVVVVILVYEVPPGGVYINDDLKKHRECNNELKRFKRSTQSILDHFDFKVIKIVCFASYATNERHLYPTLEEFNSYIIDHDYDDVTLWFSFWRGVQFDRITIDNQIIQRAYDGEANTLAMARTSLRIIEDSKRYVKTVLKADTNGYTAVAFRTTNRKTAMLSHGYSRNKILKYFYNCANNISHVLIELEMTYSCLAIDLGKFGDLTSEKYFDYDSNNTFDGKGTKVFQTALNAVYGNKTVDKYHNDFITAANGIEDSGYIGAMQKTIAENAKCLVVIGGHSSFQRSMIQHHKDRSDCVKYICYEEKL, encoded by the coding sequence ATGAGAGCTGCACTTTGCCTTAGCTACTGGGAGCAGCAAACAAATGCTTTACTAAACATGTGGTCATTTCAGAAGTGGGCAAACCAGTCTGGAAATTTAAATGTTGTCGAACCATTTGCTGTGAATTCTGTACTTGGATTTCCCAGTGAGGTATTATATAACCTTGATTTTTCAAATGCACTACATTTTAGAGATTACTTTGACTTAGAGCACTGGACTGAAGAGACAGCTAAATATGGTATTCCACCTCTGGTATCGTGGGACATGTTTATTGGGCATGCAAGTAGGAAAGTTGTGGTGGTTATCCTGGTATATGAGGTACCTCCTGGAGGAGTATACATCAATGATGATCTAAAGAAACACAGAGAGTGTAATAATGAACTTAAAAGATTTAAGAGATCCACACAGTCCATTCTGGATCATTTTGACTTTAAGGTTATAAAAATTGTATGTTTTGCTTCTTATGCTACTAATGAAAGGCATCTCTATCCTACATTAGAGGAGTTCAACTCATATATAATTGaccatgattatgatgatgtaaCTTTATGGTTTTCATTTTGGCGTGGAGTGCAATTTGACAGAATAACAATAGACAATCAAATTATTCAGCGAGCATATGACGGTGAAGCTAACACTCTTGCTATGGCACGTACTAGCCTTAGAATAATTGAAGACAGCAAAAGGTATGTTAAAACAGTTTTGAAAGCTGATACAAATGGGTACACAGCAGTTGCATTTAGAACAACAAACAGAAAAACTGCAATGTTATCCCACGGGTATTCAAGAaataagattttgaaatatttttataattgTGCAAATAACATATCACATGTCCTTATTGAACTAGAGATGACATATAGCTGCTTGGCTATTGACTTAGGAAAGTTCGGTGACTTAACATCAGAGAAATATTTTGACTATGATAGTAACAACACATTTGATGGTAAAGGAACTAAAGTGTTTCAGACTGCATTGAATGCTGTGTATGGCAATAAAACAGTTGACAAGTACCACAATGACTTCATTACAGCAGCTAATGGTATTGAAGACAGTGGATATATTGGAGCAATGCAGAAAACTATTGCAGAGAATGCCAAATGTTTGGTTGTCATAGGTGGACATTCTTCCTTCCAAAGGAGCATGATACAGCATCACAAAGATAGATCTGATTGTGTCAAATACATTTGTTATGAAGAAAAACTGTAA
- the LOC136258704 gene encoding uncharacterized protein: protein MKKGCTKNLVSMVIVCVFIFSMFTLTSRPPMRFALCLSYWEQQTNSLLNMWSFQKWAKQSGNLNVVEPFAAISVLGFPSGILYNLDFANALRFRDYFDFEYWTKETAKYSISPLVSWDRFIEHASRKVVVVILVYEVPPGGVYINDDLKKHRECNNELKGFKRSTQSLMDHFHFEVIKIVCFASYATNERQLYLTLEKFNSYIIDSDYDDITYWFSFWRGVQFDRITINNQIIQRAYDGEENTLAMARTSPRIIEDSKRYVKTVLKVDSNEYTAVAFRTKNRKTAMLSHGYSRNKILKYFYNCANNISHVLNELEITHSCLAIDLGRFGDLTSGNYFDYDSNNTFDGKGTKVFQTALNAVYGNKTVDEYHNDFIRAANGIEDSGYIGAMQKTIAENAKCLVAIGGHSSFQRSIILHHKDRSDCVKYICYEDQL from the coding sequence ATGAAAAAAGGCTGTACAAAGAATTTGGTTTCAATGGTGATAGTCTGTGTCTTCATCTTTTCTATGTTTACGCTTACTAGTCGTCCACCAATGAGATTTGCTCTTTGCCTTAGCTACTGGGAGCAGCAGACAAATTCATTACTAAACATGTGGTCATTTCAGAAGTGGGCAAAGCAATCTGGAAATTTAAATGTTGTTGAACCATTTGCTGCTATATCTGTTCTTGGGTTTCCCAGTGGGATTTTATACAACCTTGATTTTGCAAATGCACTACGTTTTAGAGATTATTTTGACTTTGAATACTGGACTAAAGAGACAGCTAAATATAGTATATCACCTCTGGTATCATGGGACAGGTTTATTGAACATGCAAGTAGGAAAGTTGTGGTGGTTATCCTAGTATATGAGGTACCTCCTGGAGGAGTATACATCAATGATGATTTAAAGAAACACAGAGAATGTAATAATGAACTTAAAGGATTTAAGAGATCCACACAGTCCTTAATGGATCATTTTCACTTTGAGGTAATAAAAATTGTATGTTTTGCTTCTTACGCTACTAATGAAAGGCAACTCTATCTTACATTAGAAAAGTTCAACTCATATATAATTGACAGTGATTATGATGATATAACTTATTGGTTTTCATTTTGGCGTGGAGTGCAATTTGACagaattacaataaacaatCAAATTATTCAGCGAGCATATGATGGTGAAGAAAATACTCTTGCTATGGCACGTACTAGTCCTAGAATAATTGAAGACAGCAAAAGATATGTTAAAACAGTTTTGAAAGTTGACTCAAATGAGTACACAGCAGTTGCATTTAGAACAAAAAACAGAAAAACTGCGATGTTATCTCATGGGTATTCAAGAaataagattttgaaatatttttataattgTGCAAATAACATATCACATGTCCTTAATGAACTAGAGATAACACACAGCTGCTTGGCTATTGACTTAGGAAGGTTTGGTGACCTAACATCAGGGAATTATTTTGACTATGACAGTAACAATACATTTGATGGTAAAGGAACTAAAGTGTTTCAGACTGCACTGAATGCTGTGTATGGCAATAAAACAGTTGACGAGTACCACAATGACTTTATTAGAGCAGCTAATGGTATTGAAGACAGTGGATATATTGGAGCAATGCAGAAAACTATTGCGGAAAATGCCAAATGTTTGGTTGCCATAGGTGGACATTCTTCCTTCCAAAGGAGCATTATATTACATCACAAAGATAGATCTGATTGTGTCAAATACATTTGTTATGAAGATCAACTGTAA